A stretch of the Meles meles chromosome 19, mMelMel3.1 paternal haplotype, whole genome shotgun sequence genome encodes the following:
- the IGFLR1 gene encoding IGF-like family receptor 1 isoform X3: protein MGYCPWGLLRGGGSSSHTDYEFSENCGLNDSGDHMSRPFKECPFGQCNPDSAELCSPCGGGATVPAAEGSRSGTRQRCPQRSIPPKEPCPLKSGKPDVLSSQDPSPSPISSLSWTFERSVTQKVLPNFALPVVLFFVVLVLLVTSAVVLLVAQWCHRQAKVVLHPYPGLVCEDTSIHTILFSPHLSSPGSLEASETGDSQKEVALVPLLGRELPNLASQPLSRLLDELEVLEELIVLLDPEPGPGGGMACGTTRHLAARYGVPAAWSTFAYSLRPSRSPLRALIEMVVAREPSASLGQLGTHLAQLGRADALQVLSKLG, encoded by the exons ATGGGTTACTGCCCCTGGGGCTTGCTTCGGGGTGGGGGCAGCAGCTCTCACACAG ACTACGAGTTTTCGGAAAACTGCGGGCTCAATGACTCTGGCGATCACATGTCGCGCCCCTTCAAAGAATGTCCTTTTGGGCAGTGCAACCCCGACAGTGCGGAGCTATGTAGCCCCTGTGGCGGCGGAGCCACGGTCCCTGCTGCCGAAGGGAGCCGGAGCGGAACACGGCAGCGCTGCCCACAG AGGTCGATCCCTCCCAAGGAGCCCTGCCCCCTGAAGTCTGGGAAACCAGATGTCCTtagctcccaggaccccagcccaTCACCGATTTCCAGTCTGTCGTGGACATTTGAGCGCAGCGTCACTCAGAAGGTCTTGCCGAATTTTGCTCTGCCGGTCGTGCTGTTTTTCGTGGTGCTGGTTCTGCTGGTCACCTCGGCAGTCGTCCTCCTGGTGGCCCAGTGGTGTCACCGCCAGGCAAAAGTTGTCCTCCATCCCTATCCTGGCTTGGTTTGCGAGGACACCAGCATCCATACCATCCTCTTCTCCCCGCACTTGTCCTCTCCAGGCTCCCTGGAGGCATCAGAGACAGGGGACTCACAGAAGGAGGTTGCTCTGGTTCCACTCCTGGGCAGAG AACTGCCAAATCTGGCCTCGCAGCCCCTGTCTCGCCTCCTGGATGAGCTGGAGGTGCTGGAGGAGCTGATTGTACTGCTGGATCCCGAGCCCGGGCCGGGAGGGGGGATGGCCTGTGGCACCACCAGACACCTGGCAGCGAGATATGGAGTGCCTGCTGCCTGGTCCACCTTCGCCTACTCGCTGCGGCCCAGTCGCTCGCCACTGCGGGCCTTGATTGAGATGGTGGTGGCAAGGGAGCCGTCTGCTTCTCTGGGCCAGCTTGGCACACACCTGGCCCAGCTAGGGCGGGCAGATGCGCTGCAGGTGCTGTCCAAACTTGGCTGA
- the IGFLR1 gene encoding IGF-like family receptor 1 isoform X2, whose protein sequence is MAPQAADPARMGPLCRLLTAALLLAKVVPREASQHCGRLEYWNPDNRCCGSCLQRFGPPPCPDYEFSENCGLNDSGDHMSRPFKECPFGQCNPDSAELCSPCGGGATVPAAEGSRSGTRQRCPQRSIPPKEPCPLKSGKPDVLSSQDPSPSPISSLSWTFERSVTQKVLPNFALPVVLFFVVLVLLVTSAVVLLVAQWCHRQAKVVLHPYPGLVCEDTSIHTILFSPHLSSPGSLEASETGDSQKEVALVPLLGRELPNLASQPLSRLLDELEVLEELIVLLDPEPGPGGGMACGTTRHLAARYGVPAAWSTFAYSLRPSRSPLRALIEMVVAREPSASLGQLGTHLAQLGRADALQVLSKLG, encoded by the exons ATGGCTCCCCAGGCTGCAGACCCTGCCCGGATGGGGCCCCTATGCCGCCTCCTGACTGCCGCGCTGCTCCTGGCCAAGGTGGTGCCTCGGGAGGCCTCCCAGCACTGTGGGCGCCTGGAGTACTGGAACCCTGATAACCGGTGCTGCGGCAGCTGCCTGCAGCGCTTTGGGCCGCCCCCCTGCCCCG ACTACGAGTTTTCGGAAAACTGCGGGCTCAATGACTCTGGCGATCACATGTCGCGCCCCTTCAAAGAATGTCCTTTTGGGCAGTGCAACCCCGACAGTGCGGAGCTATGTAGCCCCTGTGGCGGCGGAGCCACGGTCCCTGCTGCCGAAGGGAGCCGGAGCGGAACACGGCAGCGCTGCCCACAG AGGTCGATCCCTCCCAAGGAGCCCTGCCCCCTGAAGTCTGGGAAACCAGATGTCCTtagctcccaggaccccagcccaTCACCGATTTCCAGTCTGTCGTGGACATTTGAGCGCAGCGTCACTCAGAAGGTCTTGCCGAATTTTGCTCTGCCGGTCGTGCTGTTTTTCGTGGTGCTGGTTCTGCTGGTCACCTCGGCAGTCGTCCTCCTGGTGGCCCAGTGGTGTCACCGCCAGGCAAAAGTTGTCCTCCATCCCTATCCTGGCTTGGTTTGCGAGGACACCAGCATCCATACCATCCTCTTCTCCCCGCACTTGTCCTCTCCAGGCTCCCTGGAGGCATCAGAGACAGGGGACTCACAGAAGGAGGTTGCTCTGGTTCCACTCCTGGGCAGAG AACTGCCAAATCTGGCCTCGCAGCCCCTGTCTCGCCTCCTGGATGAGCTGGAGGTGCTGGAGGAGCTGATTGTACTGCTGGATCCCGAGCCCGGGCCGGGAGGGGGGATGGCCTGTGGCACCACCAGACACCTGGCAGCGAGATATGGAGTGCCTGCTGCCTGGTCCACCTTCGCCTACTCGCTGCGGCCCAGTCGCTCGCCACTGCGGGCCTTGATTGAGATGGTGGTGGCAAGGGAGCCGTCTGCTTCTCTGGGCCAGCTTGGCACACACCTGGCCCAGCTAGGGCGGGCAGATGCGCTGCAGGTGCTGTCCAAACTTGGCTGA
- the IGFLR1 gene encoding IGF-like family receptor 1 isoform X1, with protein MPPHHCFLLLPGFPGKCDRVAVVGSPAVMAPQAADPARMGPLCRLLTAALLLAKVVPREASQHCGRLEYWNPDNRCCGSCLQRFGPPPCPDYEFSENCGLNDSGDHMSRPFKECPFGQCNPDSAELCSPCGGGATVPAAEGSRSGTRQRCPQRSIPPKEPCPLKSGKPDVLSSQDPSPSPISSLSWTFERSVTQKVLPNFALPVVLFFVVLVLLVTSAVVLLVAQWCHRQAKVVLHPYPGLVCEDTSIHTILFSPHLSSPGSLEASETGDSQKEVALVPLLGRELPNLASQPLSRLLDELEVLEELIVLLDPEPGPGGGMACGTTRHLAARYGVPAAWSTFAYSLRPSRSPLRALIEMVVAREPSASLGQLGTHLAQLGRADALQVLSKLG; from the exons ATGCCCCCACATCACTGCTTCCTTCTTCTGCCTGGGTTTCCTGGAAAGTGTGACAGAGTCGCTGTGGTCGGAAGTCCTGCGGTCATGGCTCCCCAGGCTGCAGACCCTGCCCGGATGGGGCCCCTATGCCGCCTCCTGACTGCCGCGCTGCTCCTGGCCAAGGTGGTGCCTCGGGAGGCCTCCCAGCACTGTGGGCGCCTGGAGTACTGGAACCCTGATAACCGGTGCTGCGGCAGCTGCCTGCAGCGCTTTGGGCCGCCCCCCTGCCCCG ACTACGAGTTTTCGGAAAACTGCGGGCTCAATGACTCTGGCGATCACATGTCGCGCCCCTTCAAAGAATGTCCTTTTGGGCAGTGCAACCCCGACAGTGCGGAGCTATGTAGCCCCTGTGGCGGCGGAGCCACGGTCCCTGCTGCCGAAGGGAGCCGGAGCGGAACACGGCAGCGCTGCCCACAG AGGTCGATCCCTCCCAAGGAGCCCTGCCCCCTGAAGTCTGGGAAACCAGATGTCCTtagctcccaggaccccagcccaTCACCGATTTCCAGTCTGTCGTGGACATTTGAGCGCAGCGTCACTCAGAAGGTCTTGCCGAATTTTGCTCTGCCGGTCGTGCTGTTTTTCGTGGTGCTGGTTCTGCTGGTCACCTCGGCAGTCGTCCTCCTGGTGGCCCAGTGGTGTCACCGCCAGGCAAAAGTTGTCCTCCATCCCTATCCTGGCTTGGTTTGCGAGGACACCAGCATCCATACCATCCTCTTCTCCCCGCACTTGTCCTCTCCAGGCTCCCTGGAGGCATCAGAGACAGGGGACTCACAGAAGGAGGTTGCTCTGGTTCCACTCCTGGGCAGAG AACTGCCAAATCTGGCCTCGCAGCCCCTGTCTCGCCTCCTGGATGAGCTGGAGGTGCTGGAGGAGCTGATTGTACTGCTGGATCCCGAGCCCGGGCCGGGAGGGGGGATGGCCTGTGGCACCACCAGACACCTGGCAGCGAGATATGGAGTGCCTGCTGCCTGGTCCACCTTCGCCTACTCGCTGCGGCCCAGTCGCTCGCCACTGCGGGCCTTGATTGAGATGGTGGTGGCAAGGGAGCCGTCTGCTTCTCTGGGCCAGCTTGGCACACACCTGGCCCAGCTAGGGCGGGCAGATGCGCTGCAGGTGCTGTCCAAACTTGGCTGA
- the U2AF1L4 gene encoding splicing factor U2AF 26 kDa subunit isoform X2 — protein MPQRCTHAPSGTPVVILRGGRRPRIRQSSRQFLSACCVSGGSDELHFPMLLSNGNDVKSRQSWRVRVKMAEYLASIFGTEKDKSGPAGTGTNAPGFTTNRLSASFGVRRMQSVQWLSSITAGSTGRLCMLSCLLSPTFGSHAAGSMRWGNVPVVASATSCTCGPSPLTSDVSCMGGDPGAGHPRGPTPATVPEKETDDIPQTTGMDTSETLAPLTSTPDRLKSSQPAPLLKAPLIPQCHLPQAPGLHDVSVQHRDLLLPPLP, from the exons ATGCCGCAACGCTGCACGCATGCGCCTTCGGGAACTCCGGTGGTGATTTTGAGGGGAGGGCGCAGGCCTCGAATCCGCCAGAGCAGTAGGCAGTTTCTGAGCGCGTGCTGTGTGTCGGGAGGCAGCGACGAACTACACTTCCCAATGCTCTTAAGCAACGGAAATGACGTGAAGAGCAGACAGAGTTGGAGGGTTCGGGTAAAAATGGCTGAATATTTAGCTTCGATATTCGGGACTGAGAAGGACAA ATCGGGGCCTGCCGGCACGGGGACCAATGCTCCCGGCTTCACAACAAACCGACTTTCAGCCAG TTTCGGCGTGAGGAGGATGCAGAGCGTGCAGTGGCTGAGCTCAATAACCGCTGGTTCAACGGGCAGGCTGTGCATGCTGAGCTGTCTCCTGTCACCGACTTTCGGGAGTCATGCTGCCGGCAGTATGAGATGGG GGAATGTACCCGTGGTGGCTTCTGCAACTTCATGCACCTGCGGCCCATCTCCCTTAACCTCCGACGTCAGCTGTATGGGCGGGGACCCAGGCGCAG GTCACCCCCGAGGTCCCACACCGGCCACCGTCCCTGAGAAAGAAACCGACGACATTCCCCAGACCACCGGCATGGACACTTCTGAGACCCTGGCTCCCTTGACCTCCACCCCTGACAGGCTTAAAAGTTCCCAGCCAGCACCCCTCCTTAAAGCTCCCTTAATTCCCCAGTGCCATCTTCCCCAGGCTCCGGGGCTCCATGATGTATCCGTTCAACACAGGGATCTTCTCTTACCACCCCTCCCATAA
- the U2AF1L4 gene encoding splicing factor U2AF 26 kDa subunit isoform X5 yields MPQRCTHAPSGTPVVILRGGRRPRIRQSSRQFLSACCVSGGSDELHFPMLLSNGNDVKSRQSWRVRVKMAEYLASIFGTEKDKVNCSFYFKIGACRHGDQCSRLHNKPTFSQTIVLLNLYQNPQNTAQTADGSHCHVSDVEVQEHYDNFFEFRREEDAERAVAELNNRWFNGQAVHAELSPVTDFRESCCRQYEMGECTRGGFCNFMHLRPISLNLRRQLYGRGPRRRSPPRSHTGHRP; encoded by the exons ATGCCGCAACGCTGCACGCATGCGCCTTCGGGAACTCCGGTGGTGATTTTGAGGGGAGGGCGCAGGCCTCGAATCCGCCAGAGCAGTAGGCAGTTTCTGAGCGCGTGCTGTGTGTCGGGAGGCAGCGACGAACTACACTTCCCAATGCTCTTAAGCAACGGAAATGACGTGAAGAGCAGACAGAGTTGGAGGGTTCGGGTAAAAATGGCTGAATATTTAGCTTCGATATTCGGGACTGAGAAGGACAA GGTTAACTGCTCTTTTTACTTTAAGATCGGGGCCTGCCGGCACGGGGACCAATGCTCCCGGCTTCACAACAAACCGACTTTCAGCCAG ACCATAGTGCTGCTCAACCTGTACCAGAATCCACAGAACACCGCCCAAACCGCAGACGGATCACACT GTCACGTGAGCGACGTGGAGGTGCAAGAACACTATGATAACTTCTTCGAG TTTCGGCGTGAGGAGGATGCAGAGCGTGCAGTGGCTGAGCTCAATAACCGCTGGTTCAACGGGCAGGCTGTGCATGCTGAGCTGTCTCCTGTCACCGACTTTCGGGAGTCATGCTGCCGGCAGTATGAGATGGG GGAATGTACCCGTGGTGGCTTCTGCAACTTCATGCACCTGCGGCCCATCTCCCTTAACCTCCGACGTCAGCTGTATGGGCGGGGACCCAGGCGCAG GTCACCCCCGAGGTCCCACACCGGCCACCGTCCCTGA
- the U2AF1L4 gene encoding splicing factor U2AF 26 kDa subunit isoform X4 → MPQRCTHAPSGTPVVILRGGRRPRIRQSSRQFLSACCVSGGSDELHFPMLLSNGNDVKSRQSWRVRVKMAEYLASIFGTEKDKVNCSFYFKIGACRHGDQCSRLHNKPTFSQTIVLLNLYQNPQNTAQTADGSHCHVSDVEVQEHYDNFFEEVFTELQEKYGKIEEMNVCDNLGDHLVGNVYVKFRREEDAERAVAELNNRWFNGQAVHAELSPVTDFRESCCRQYEMGSPPRSHTGHRP, encoded by the exons ATGCCGCAACGCTGCACGCATGCGCCTTCGGGAACTCCGGTGGTGATTTTGAGGGGAGGGCGCAGGCCTCGAATCCGCCAGAGCAGTAGGCAGTTTCTGAGCGCGTGCTGTGTGTCGGGAGGCAGCGACGAACTACACTTCCCAATGCTCTTAAGCAACGGAAATGACGTGAAGAGCAGACAGAGTTGGAGGGTTCGGGTAAAAATGGCTGAATATTTAGCTTCGATATTCGGGACTGAGAAGGACAA GGTTAACTGCTCTTTTTACTTTAAGATCGGGGCCTGCCGGCACGGGGACCAATGCTCCCGGCTTCACAACAAACCGACTTTCAGCCAG ACCATAGTGCTGCTCAACCTGTACCAGAATCCACAGAACACCGCCCAAACCGCAGACGGATCACACT GTCACGTGAGCGACGTGGAGGTGCAAGAACACTATGATAACTTCTTCGAG GAGGTGTTCACAGAGCTGCAGGAGAAGTACGGAAAGATTGAAGAGATGAATGTGTGCGACAACCTGGGGGACCACCTCGTGGGCAATGTCTATGTCAAG TTTCGGCGTGAGGAGGATGCAGAGCGTGCAGTGGCTGAGCTCAATAACCGCTGGTTCAACGGGCAGGCTGTGCATGCTGAGCTGTCTCCTGTCACCGACTTTCGGGAGTCATGCTGCCGGCAGTATGAGATGGG GTCACCCCCGAGGTCCCACACCGGCCACCGTCCCTGA
- the U2AF1L4 gene encoding splicing factor U2AF 26 kDa subunit isoform X1, which translates to MPQRCTHAPSGTPVVILRGGRRPRIRQSSRQFLSACCVSGGSDELHFPMLLSNGNDVKSRQSWRVRVKMAEYLASIFGTEKDKVNCSFYFKIGACRHGDQCSRLHNKPTFSQTIVLLNLYQNPQNTAQTADGSHCHVSDVEVQEHYDNFFEEVFTELQEKYGKIEEMNVCDNLGDHLVGNVYVKFRREEDAERAVAELNNRWFNGQAVHAELSPVTDFRESCCRQYEMGECTRGGFCNFMHLRPISLNLRRQLYGRGPRRRSPPRSHTGHRP; encoded by the exons ATGCCGCAACGCTGCACGCATGCGCCTTCGGGAACTCCGGTGGTGATTTTGAGGGGAGGGCGCAGGCCTCGAATCCGCCAGAGCAGTAGGCAGTTTCTGAGCGCGTGCTGTGTGTCGGGAGGCAGCGACGAACTACACTTCCCAATGCTCTTAAGCAACGGAAATGACGTGAAGAGCAGACAGAGTTGGAGGGTTCGGGTAAAAATGGCTGAATATTTAGCTTCGATATTCGGGACTGAGAAGGACAA GGTTAACTGCTCTTTTTACTTTAAGATCGGGGCCTGCCGGCACGGGGACCAATGCTCCCGGCTTCACAACAAACCGACTTTCAGCCAG ACCATAGTGCTGCTCAACCTGTACCAGAATCCACAGAACACCGCCCAAACCGCAGACGGATCACACT GTCACGTGAGCGACGTGGAGGTGCAAGAACACTATGATAACTTCTTCGAG GAGGTGTTCACAGAGCTGCAGGAGAAGTACGGAAAGATTGAAGAGATGAATGTGTGCGACAACCTGGGGGACCACCTCGTGGGCAATGTCTATGTCAAG TTTCGGCGTGAGGAGGATGCAGAGCGTGCAGTGGCTGAGCTCAATAACCGCTGGTTCAACGGGCAGGCTGTGCATGCTGAGCTGTCTCCTGTCACCGACTTTCGGGAGTCATGCTGCCGGCAGTATGAGATGGG GGAATGTACCCGTGGTGGCTTCTGCAACTTCATGCACCTGCGGCCCATCTCCCTTAACCTCCGACGTCAGCTGTATGGGCGGGGACCCAGGCGCAG GTCACCCCCGAGGTCCCACACCGGCCACCGTCCCTGA
- the U2AF1L4 gene encoding splicing factor U2AF 26 kDa subunit isoform X3 has translation MPQRCTHAPSGTPVVILRGGRRPRIRQSSRQFLSACCVSGGSDELHFPMLLSNGNDVKSRQSWRVRIGACRHGDQCSRLHNKPTFSQTIVLLNLYQNPQNTAQTADGSHCHVSDVEVQEHYDNFFEEVFTELQEKYGKIEEMNVCDNLGDHLVGNVYVKFRREEDAERAVAELNNRWFNGQAVHAELSPVTDFRESCCRQYEMGECTRGGFCNFMHLRPISLNLRRQLYGRGPRRRSPPRSHTGHRP, from the exons ATGCCGCAACGCTGCACGCATGCGCCTTCGGGAACTCCGGTGGTGATTTTGAGGGGAGGGCGCAGGCCTCGAATCCGCCAGAGCAGTAGGCAGTTTCTGAGCGCGTGCTGTGTGTCGGGAGGCAGCGACGAACTACACTTCCCAATGCTCTTAAGCAACGGAAATGACGTGAAGAGCAGACAGAGTTGGAGGGTTCGG ATCGGGGCCTGCCGGCACGGGGACCAATGCTCCCGGCTTCACAACAAACCGACTTTCAGCCAG ACCATAGTGCTGCTCAACCTGTACCAGAATCCACAGAACACCGCCCAAACCGCAGACGGATCACACT GTCACGTGAGCGACGTGGAGGTGCAAGAACACTATGATAACTTCTTCGAG GAGGTGTTCACAGAGCTGCAGGAGAAGTACGGAAAGATTGAAGAGATGAATGTGTGCGACAACCTGGGGGACCACCTCGTGGGCAATGTCTATGTCAAG TTTCGGCGTGAGGAGGATGCAGAGCGTGCAGTGGCTGAGCTCAATAACCGCTGGTTCAACGGGCAGGCTGTGCATGCTGAGCTGTCTCCTGTCACCGACTTTCGGGAGTCATGCTGCCGGCAGTATGAGATGGG GGAATGTACCCGTGGTGGCTTCTGCAACTTCATGCACCTGCGGCCCATCTCCCTTAACCTCCGACGTCAGCTGTATGGGCGGGGACCCAGGCGCAG GTCACCCCCGAGGTCCCACACCGGCCACCGTCCCTGA
- the U2AF1L4 gene encoding splicing factor U2AF 26 kDa subunit isoform X9 has product MLPASQQTDFQPGHVSDVEVQEHYDNFFEEVFTELQEKYGKIEEMNVCDNLGDHLVGNVYVKFRREEDAERAVAELNNRWFNGQAVHAELSPVTDFRESCCRQYEMGECTRGGFCNFMHLRPISLNLRRQLYGRGPRRRSPPRSHTGHRP; this is encoded by the exons ATGCTCCCGGCTTCACAACAAACCGACTTTCAGCCAG GTCACGTGAGCGACGTGGAGGTGCAAGAACACTATGATAACTTCTTCGAG GAGGTGTTCACAGAGCTGCAGGAGAAGTACGGAAAGATTGAAGAGATGAATGTGTGCGACAACCTGGGGGACCACCTCGTGGGCAATGTCTATGTCAAG TTTCGGCGTGAGGAGGATGCAGAGCGTGCAGTGGCTGAGCTCAATAACCGCTGGTTCAACGGGCAGGCTGTGCATGCTGAGCTGTCTCCTGTCACCGACTTTCGGGAGTCATGCTGCCGGCAGTATGAGATGGG GGAATGTACCCGTGGTGGCTTCTGCAACTTCATGCACCTGCGGCCCATCTCCCTTAACCTCCGACGTCAGCTGTATGGGCGGGGACCCAGGCGCAG GTCACCCCCGAGGTCCCACACCGGCCACCGTCCCTGA
- the U2AF1L4 gene encoding splicing factor U2AF 26 kDa subunit isoform X8 has protein sequence MLPASQQTDFQPGSSPSFRPFFQDLDHAPTIVLLNLYQNPQNTAQTADGSHCHVSDVEVQEHYDNFFEEVFTELQEKYGKIEEMNVCDNLGDHLVGNVYVKFRREEDAERAVAELNNRWFNGQAVHAELSPVTDFRESCCRQYEMGECTRGGFCNFMHLRPISLNLRRQLYGRGPRRRSPPRSHTGHRP, from the exons ATGCTCCCGGCTTCACAACAAACCGACTTTCAGCCAG gttcctccccctccttcagGCCCTTCTTCCAGGATCTTGACCACGCCCCC ACCATAGTGCTGCTCAACCTGTACCAGAATCCACAGAACACCGCCCAAACCGCAGACGGATCACACT GTCACGTGAGCGACGTGGAGGTGCAAGAACACTATGATAACTTCTTCGAG GAGGTGTTCACAGAGCTGCAGGAGAAGTACGGAAAGATTGAAGAGATGAATGTGTGCGACAACCTGGGGGACCACCTCGTGGGCAATGTCTATGTCAAG TTTCGGCGTGAGGAGGATGCAGAGCGTGCAGTGGCTGAGCTCAATAACCGCTGGTTCAACGGGCAGGCTGTGCATGCTGAGCTGTCTCCTGTCACCGACTTTCGGGAGTCATGCTGCCGGCAGTATGAGATGGG GGAATGTACCCGTGGTGGCTTCTGCAACTTCATGCACCTGCGGCCCATCTCCCTTAACCTCCGACGTCAGCTGTATGGGCGGGGACCCAGGCGCAG GTCACCCCCGAGGTCCCACACCGGCCACCGTCCCTGA
- the U2AF1L4 gene encoding splicing factor U2AF 26 kDa subunit isoform X7 — translation MPQRCTHAPSGTPVVILRGGRRPRIRQSSRQFLSACCVSGGSDELHFPMLLSNGNDVKSRQSWRVRVKMAEYLASIFGTEKDKVNCSFYFKIGACRHGDQCSRLHNKPTFSQFRREEDAERAVAELNNRWFNGQAVHAELSPVTDFRESCCRQYEMGECTRGGFCNFMHLRPISLNLRRQLYGRGPRRRSPPRSHTGHRP, via the exons ATGCCGCAACGCTGCACGCATGCGCCTTCGGGAACTCCGGTGGTGATTTTGAGGGGAGGGCGCAGGCCTCGAATCCGCCAGAGCAGTAGGCAGTTTCTGAGCGCGTGCTGTGTGTCGGGAGGCAGCGACGAACTACACTTCCCAATGCTCTTAAGCAACGGAAATGACGTGAAGAGCAGACAGAGTTGGAGGGTTCGGGTAAAAATGGCTGAATATTTAGCTTCGATATTCGGGACTGAGAAGGACAA GGTTAACTGCTCTTTTTACTTTAAGATCGGGGCCTGCCGGCACGGGGACCAATGCTCCCGGCTTCACAACAAACCGACTTTCAGCCAG TTTCGGCGTGAGGAGGATGCAGAGCGTGCAGTGGCTGAGCTCAATAACCGCTGGTTCAACGGGCAGGCTGTGCATGCTGAGCTGTCTCCTGTCACCGACTTTCGGGAGTCATGCTGCCGGCAGTATGAGATGGG GGAATGTACCCGTGGTGGCTTCTGCAACTTCATGCACCTGCGGCCCATCTCCCTTAACCTCCGACGTCAGCTGTATGGGCGGGGACCCAGGCGCAG GTCACCCCCGAGGTCCCACACCGGCCACCGTCCCTGA
- the U2AF1L4 gene encoding splicing factor U2AF 26 kDa subunit isoform X6 produces the protein MPQRCTHAPSGTPVVILRGGRRPRIRQSSRQFLSACCVSGGSDELHFPMLLSNGNDVKSRQSWRVRVKMAEYLASIFGTEKDKVNCSFYFKIGACRHGDQCSRLHNKPTFSQEVFTELQEKYGKIEEMNVCDNLGDHLVGNVYVKFRREEDAERAVAELNNRWFNGQAVHAELSPVTDFRESCCRQYEMGECTRGGFCNFMHLRPISLNLRRQLYGRGPRRRSPPRSHTGHRP, from the exons ATGCCGCAACGCTGCACGCATGCGCCTTCGGGAACTCCGGTGGTGATTTTGAGGGGAGGGCGCAGGCCTCGAATCCGCCAGAGCAGTAGGCAGTTTCTGAGCGCGTGCTGTGTGTCGGGAGGCAGCGACGAACTACACTTCCCAATGCTCTTAAGCAACGGAAATGACGTGAAGAGCAGACAGAGTTGGAGGGTTCGGGTAAAAATGGCTGAATATTTAGCTTCGATATTCGGGACTGAGAAGGACAA GGTTAACTGCTCTTTTTACTTTAAGATCGGGGCCTGCCGGCACGGGGACCAATGCTCCCGGCTTCACAACAAACCGACTTTCAGCCAG GAGGTGTTCACAGAGCTGCAGGAGAAGTACGGAAAGATTGAAGAGATGAATGTGTGCGACAACCTGGGGGACCACCTCGTGGGCAATGTCTATGTCAAG TTTCGGCGTGAGGAGGATGCAGAGCGTGCAGTGGCTGAGCTCAATAACCGCTGGTTCAACGGGCAGGCTGTGCATGCTGAGCTGTCTCCTGTCACCGACTTTCGGGAGTCATGCTGCCGGCAGTATGAGATGGG GGAATGTACCCGTGGTGGCTTCTGCAACTTCATGCACCTGCGGCCCATCTCCCTTAACCTCCGACGTCAGCTGTATGGGCGGGGACCCAGGCGCAG GTCACCCCCGAGGTCCCACACCGGCCACCGTCCCTGA
- the PSENEN gene encoding gamma-secretase subunit PEN-2 — MNLERVSNEEKLNLCRKYYLGGFAFLPFLWLVNIFWFFREAFLVPAYTEQSQIKGYVWRSAVGFLFWVIVLTTWITIFQIYRPRWGALGDYLSFTIPLGTP, encoded by the exons ATGAACTTGGAGCGGGTGTCTAACGAGGAAAAATTGAATCTGTGCCGGAAGTACTACCTGG gtGGGTTTGCTTTCCTGCCTTTTCTCTGGTTGGTCAACATCTTCTGGTTCTTCCGAGAGGCCTTCCTTGTCCCAGCATACACGGAGCAGAGCCAAATCAAAGGCT ATGTCTGGCGCTCAGCGGTGGGCTTCCTCTTCTGGGTGATTGTACTCACCACCTGGATCACCATCTTCCAGATCTACCGGCCCCGTTGGGGAGCCCTTGGTGACTACCTCTCCTTCACCATACCCCTGGGTACCCCCTGA